A genomic region of Spirochaetales bacterium contains the following coding sequences:
- the aroE gene encoding shikimate dehydrogenase, producing the protein MSKSRICLSVIETTLRANLSRIDEYRHMIDLVELRADYLSRGELTHLWRFPKKAGVPVILTLRKKKDGGMFTGEESGRIGLMKHALEGGFSYIDLEEDCTGSGLEEITVAGGGRVIRSLHDFSGVPDDLAQRMKRLARAEKELPKAAVMPLDTDDVLKLFSCYRELDGMEKILVGMGNYGFPTRILAPYLDTYLTFCSVPERLAASGHIDPSTLTSLYRFREVNRDTILYGIIGNPVMHTFSPIIHNRGFKAIGLNALYIPFQTDSIPSFIKLAHLLSIKGFSVTIPHKEGIIGFLAEKDVSVDATGACNTVVREGDGFYGVNTDTIGFLEPLKRAVAGSSLKGKKTTVIGAGGAAKSVVYSLIGEGAEVLIVNRTGERAQKLADAFDCGWASLDTGGIERIKSYSDIIVQTTSVGMEPDPSASPIPDYVFGGNEIVYDIVYNPPETTLLKAARKAGCRIIRGKEMLLGQAFAQFRLFTGREYPDQEGIRKEFQ; encoded by the coding sequence ATGAGTAAAAGCCGAATTTGTCTTTCAGTTATCGAGACGACCCTCCGGGCGAATTTGTCAAGAATCGATGAGTACCGTCATATGATCGATCTGGTCGAATTAAGGGCGGACTATCTCAGCCGGGGCGAACTCACTCATCTTTGGCGCTTTCCGAAAAAAGCGGGAGTTCCCGTTATTCTGACATTACGCAAAAAGAAAGACGGGGGAATGTTTACCGGCGAGGAATCCGGGAGAATCGGACTCATGAAACATGCTTTGGAAGGCGGATTTTCATATATCGATCTCGAAGAGGACTGTACGGGGAGCGGGCTGGAAGAAATAACCGTGGCGGGGGGCGGACGGGTTATACGCTCGTTACATGATTTTAGCGGTGTCCCTGACGATCTCGCACAACGGATGAAACGGCTTGCACGAGCGGAGAAAGAACTGCCCAAGGCGGCCGTCATGCCGCTTGATACCGATGATGTGTTGAAACTTTTTTCCTGTTACAGGGAACTTGACGGCATGGAAAAAATACTTGTAGGTATGGGCAATTACGGGTTTCCAACGAGGATCCTCGCCCCGTATCTCGACACCTACCTCACCTTCTGTTCGGTTCCCGAACGGTTAGCCGCCTCGGGGCATATCGATCCTTCGACGCTTACCTCCTTATACCGGTTCAGGGAAGTAAACAGGGACACCATCCTTTACGGCATTATCGGTAATCCGGTCATGCATACCTTTTCCCCGATCATTCATAACAGGGGGTTCAAAGCGATAGGCCTGAACGCCCTTTACATACCGTTTCAAACGGACAGCATTCCCTCGTTTATAAAACTCGCCCATCTTCTTTCGATAAAGGGATTTTCCGTCACGATTCCGCACAAGGAAGGGATAATAGGCTTTCTCGCCGAAAAGGATGTAAGTGTGGACGCCACCGGTGCATGCAATACGGTCGTGCGCGAAGGTGACGGATTTTACGGGGTGAATACCGATACGATCGGTTTTCTCGAACCGCTCAAAAGGGCGGTTGCGGGTTCATCGCTCAAAGGAAAGAAAACCACGGTAATCGGGGCCGGCGGGGCGGCGAAATCGGTTGTTTATTCCCTGATCGGGGAGGGGGCGGAGGTCCTGATCGTGAACAGAACCGGGGAGAGGGCTCAAAAGCTTGCGGACGCATTCGATTGCGGATGGGCTTCTCTGGATACCGGGGGAATCGAGAGGATAAAATCGTACTCCGACATCATCGTCCAGACAACAAGCGTGGGCATGGAACCGGATCCATCGGCGAGTCCGATACCGGATTATGTGTTCGGGGGAAATGAAATCGTCTATGATATCGTCTACAATCCCCCGGAAACGACCCTGCTCAAAGCGGCCCGGAAGGCCGGCTGCAGGATTATCAGGGGCAAGGAAATGCTTCTTGGACAGGCATTTGCACAATTCAGGCTTTTTACGGGAAGGGAATATCCCGATCAGGAAGGAATACGAAAGGAGTTTCAGTAA
- a CDS encoding DUF111 family protein, with translation MANNRRLLVIDPAFGMAGDMMSAALISAGARDDKVIAAMKLAASSLGDTTIEAVGETRSGVEGIYLNIRLLNNEHAIDASVAAEHLVNAIGKAGISKPYAEFALTAMKILTEAEYAVHHNDSARLHTPHLHEAQDIIIDLAGAAMGLQLLGIDCETVTCLSPVMVGGGTIRFSHGELDVPAPATAYIIRNYGIPIRKGPVEKELFTPTGAAIMAALNPRFAGRTGFSLPPGESGIHGTGFGSMRLPSNMGSANALSLIVVESP, from the coding sequence ATGGCGAACAATCGACGATTACTGGTTATCGATCCCGCGTTCGGAATGGCGGGGGATATGATGTCCGCCGCCCTTATTTCAGCCGGGGCCCGTGACGATAAAGTTATTGCCGCCATGAAGCTGGCCGCATCGTCCCTGGGCGACACAACGATCGAGGCGGTCGGAGAGACAAGAAGCGGGGTTGAGGGTATCTATCTCAACATACGGCTCTTGAATAACGAACACGCGATCGACGCTTCGGTGGCAGCGGAACATCTGGTGAATGCTATCGGTAAAGCGGGAATTTCGAAGCCATATGCGGAATTCGCCCTTACTGCCATGAAAATTCTTACGGAAGCCGAATATGCGGTCCATCACAATGATTCTGCCCGCCTCCACACGCCCCATCTCCATGAAGCGCAGGATATCATCATCGATCTTGCCGGTGCCGCCATGGGTCTCCAGCTTCTCGGTATTGATTGCGAGACCGTCACCTGTTTGTCGCCTGTCATGGTGGGGGGCGGTACGATCAGATTTTCACATGGTGAACTTGACGTACCCGCTCCGGCAACCGCCTATATTATCCGGAACTACGGAATTCCGATCAGAAAAGGACCGGTGGAGAAAGAATTGTTCACGCCGACGGGCGCGGCGATTATGGCGGCACTCAATCCGCGTTTTGCCGGAAGGACAGGTTTTTCTCTTCCGCCCGGAGAATCGGGTATACACGGTACGGGATTCGGGAGTATGCGGCTTCCTTCTAATATGGGCAGTGCGAACGCACTCTCTCTCATCGTCGTCGAATCGCCATGA